DNA from Osmerus mordax isolate fOsmMor3 chromosome 2, fOsmMor3.pri, whole genome shotgun sequence:
GGGAATGACCCCCATGggctcccagcccctctcccatgGCATGCCCCCCCAGATGCCCTCCCCAAATGCCCCCAACATGGGCCCTGGCATGATGCCCCATGGCATGATGATGCCTCCCAACCCCCAGGACCCGGGCATGAACAACCCCCAGATGATGTCCCAGGGAAGAATGGGCTACCCCCCTCACCGAGGGCAGGGCTACCCCCTTACCCAGTCCCCTTCCCAGCAAGGCCCATTCTCACCCCACAATGGCCCTGGACCACAGGGCTTTCCTGGTCACCCCATGGGCTTTCAGGGGGAGGGCGGCCCTATGGGGGGCCGAATGGGGAACATGCCTCATGGCGGGGGGGTAGATGGGGGAATGTGCAAGCCCAACACCCCTGGTGGGCCAGAGTTCAACAGCATGCAGGGAGGATTCAGCGATGCGGATCTCCATGAAGTGATGCGCCCCGGGGCGTCGGGCATCCCTGAGTTCGATCTGTCCAGGATCATCCCGTCTGAGAAGCCCAGTCAGACACTCTCCTACTTcccccgtgggggggggggagacaaccCAGGTGGCAAGCCCCCACATCCCTCCGGCTTCCCCATGCAAGGAATGATGGGTGATGGCCCCCCTAGGATGGGTATACCCATGCAGGGGATGGGGAGCATGCAAGGGGGGCCAGGTGGGGGCATGGGCCCCCAAGACATGCCCATGGGTAACCCTGGCCACAACAACATGAGGCCCCCAGGATTCATGGGCCAGGGCATGATGGGCCCCCAGCACCGGATGATGTCccctggggggcctgggggtATGATGCAGGGCAGACAGATGCCCCACCCCGGCCCGGGGGGGTCCCCTaacatgatgatgtcactgcaAGGCATGGGTGGCCCCCCCCAGCAGACAATGATGATGGGGGGCCAGATGAGGCCGCGAGGAATGGACATGGACATGGGCTTCAGTCCCGGGCCTGGAATGTTCTAACCCTGCCTCTACCTTGTATCTAGAATGTTCCACCACCGGTACACGTGATAAGAGAAGTTTTGTTGATATCGAAGTGGTGGTAGGTAAATGGACTCAAAATACAGGAAGTACAAATGTCCAGATGTTTATCTTTATGTGCGAGTAGAGGAGAGCTGTGGGGTGGAACCTGTCCTATTGGAGACCAGGACTGACCCTCAGTGGAGGACGCTCGCTCGAAAGAACATTTCACTTTGACTTCATGAACAGAATGTATGGGATTGTTGTTCATCAATTtcgcaaaaagaaaaactgttcTTATTTTTTTTGATTATCTGACGAGGATAGAGGAGGACTCAAAGAATCAAAGAGGAACACGTGTTGTTTGCGGAAGAGATGCAAACGGTAGACGTTGACTTTTTTCCAAATCATAAAAAAAATCTTCCGATTTGTCCTGAAAATGGAACACCAGTATGgaataaaaaagacaaaaaaatgtGCTTTGTGAAGACTTCAGTGGAACTCCATCTTGTCTTTTGGCTCCATCGTTTTTGACTgtttctgtacagtacatacctgtgtgtgcgtgtgtgtgtgtgagagtaagagacagtgtgggtgtgtgtttggtatgtACGTCTGTATGTATAGGCATTCTATCAGTGACCTCTTAGCTCCTCTCTTACCCACCTTTCATTGGCGGGGGCGCCCCCTAAAATACTGTACTGTTTACTGTTGGTGGGCTACTCAAATTTTAGTCTATTTTAATTTCCTTTGTAACTCCAGtgtataacaaaccaaactatgACCTCATAAAGATGATAGTATTATTAAAAAAGCACAAACATGGATCATCTGCAGAAAGTGTCTTCTTTCTCCATTTTAAACATTAGAGAACATCTCTGGCGTGAGTCTCCCCAGAGTCTCTCAGCGCCATGGTGGTAAAAGGAGAAGGGCAGCATGTCATAGTGTTGCAACGTTCTTGGTAACCTGCCCCATGACGATGTTGATACTGCTGTTCTACTCAGATATGTGCTAtctctgtgtgttctgcttccttttttatttttatttttttctcctccccctccccccgttccctccctctctccacttgtTGACTCTGGTAATGACCATTCCCATAGCAATAATGCCCAAACAaacaggtggacagacagactgggtgtGCTGGCTGGGTGCTGTGGTGAAGTGTACCTGCCAGGTGTCAGAGGTGTGCTAATCTGGCTTGGTGTAACCATGGTAACAAGGCAGGTGTCCATGATGAGGACCTTCTTTTGAAATGTGAACACTTACTTCCTGCTTACCATCCGGACAACTTCCGGTCCCTCTTGTTGTGTACGCTTGTCATGTTTCTCCATCAGCTCTGCTGCAGAATAGCCTGCCAGAGGCTTTGGCGGTGGACTACAAATAAAAGATATTGTTTTGGTATGTAATTTGTCGTGTGTGCGTGCTACATAAAATACACCCTACATTTGAAGGCTCGCTTTCCAGTGCTTTGGATCTGGTAAGCGTTCTGCAGCAACCTTCAACAATCCTAATAATGTTTCTACACCCTAACACCCCCTGGTGGCATACTATCTAACTATAAAGGCAGGAATCTTTGTGACGTCTAAATGTCTAACGATTATCTCGAGAACTGGGCACTGGATGAAGTGGGCACTGCACTAGCGTTTGCTGTAGACACATCAAGATTCATTAAAACCATACTGCATACAGATTGTATGTACAAGAGAATGCACATTCTGTTCTACAAGAACTAGCAACCACTCAGTTTGAATTATGTACCATGGGCACTAGTTTAAAATAACCACAACCCCTTGGAACTACTGATATATCTTGAGTTTAAATGAGACAGCACTGTTGACCAACTCTTTTTATTTGTCTGCACCAAACCACAGCAAACTCAAACAAAAATCAAGGTGATGAGGAAAATGACAGAACAAACCAGTGCGTATGATTGTTAATGACCAATAATATATTTATATGCATAACAATAACTCCTTAAAGGCAGcacctgctctcacacacacacacacacacacacacacacctctttcaaAAAACAAGGCCCTTTGAAAAGGCTCAAATATAAGGAGTGGGTaaacactacaaacacacattcccttATACACACTAACCTTCTAATCCTTTTTCGGGTCAATTTTGAATGAGGTAAAAACTTGATATCCTTAATGGTCAATAAAGaagttgaaatatatatatgtattgatCAATCTGGACAATTTGATGAAATCACACATTTTTGTTACACAGTGTAACAAAAAATAAATTCAGAGAATAGTGCTTCactacacctaaacacacacacagtagtgctCCAAAATGCCTGATAGTTCTGAGTTGCCTATCACACCCCATGTCTTAAGGGTTTTGAGGGTTCACTTTTGGGTGTCACTGGTACGATGTCTATCTGGATTTCTGAACACTTTCCAGGGTGAGAACATGTCACTGTTGCGTCAGGATTCTGAGAAGGAGAATGTTGACTAAAATAAAGGAGGTGAGAAACTGATGACTAGAAAGAGTACAATCCTGATCATGGTGAAACCTTGTCTCTGATAAAGAGGAATCACCTGATGGTTTGCAACCTAAAATAAATAGACATGTCCAAACTATTagaaaaaactaaaaactaaaaataaacattgaATGAACCCAGGGCCCACCTGATTTGCCATAATTAATGtcacaaataaaacatttgcatttgGACTGTAAATTTCATAAAACTATCTTGACAAATGGAAGGAACTGGAtaagacacacatgcatacttgGGGCAATTTTAGCTGGAGTGTCCAAAAATGAATCTACAGCGAGTTTATGGGATGCAGAAACAAGTTGTGCTATTATTTCAAGCAACCATGCCGCTCAAAAacattctgtattttctgcagaGTGATTCAATTTGATAATCGAGACAAGGTCAACGCGCTGTGAGCAATACAAGCTGGCTGGcatcaggggtgtgtgtgggacacgTGGGTGTTGAGCTTGCTTTGTCTACAATCCTGGGCCTGAAGTCACAGTGGATGAACGACTGGTTTATTTATGAGGTTGTTGTCCCTTTAAACATGCATACTTAGCGAGCAGGGGAAGTACAGCATAAAGATATTGGTGGCATGTGATGCCAGAAGCAGTTATGCTTGGAACCTGCTGGTGTACTCAGGAAAACCTGGTTCCCGAAAAGTGCCAAGGAATGCGTGTGGTTTTAGACATGGACAAAGGTCTCAGGGGGCACAATATTAGCTGTGACAACTTCATGTAATATAACCTGGGATTTactgagatttttttttttaccatggtgggaacaatgcaaaaaaaatTAACCTGAGCAAAACACAGGGCTGTCCCTTCACTTATACCACAACACTTGTCTCTTAATGTCCCATGAAGAACAAGAATGTGGTAATGATGAGTACTCATCACAAGGATGCTGAAGTCAACAACATTGAGGACAAGAAGCCATAATCCTGTATTATAATAAATTACAATAAGATCAATTGTGTTTTGGAATATAAACAATAGGTATAATTCAAATGGAATTATTGTGggatcaaataaataaatagataaatgggGAATTTTACTATTTTAGATTACAAATAAGATAATAGAAAACACAGTATTGGGGATATTAATATGTGTATTATGCCTGAATTACCTGATTTATGCTAATAGACACATTGGTTCACGAACATCATAGCTGCAGCCAGTTTCCAAACATAACAGGAAAGTTAAACACTGTCATTATAAAAACTATGTACATGAAGTGCTAgtttcccccccaaaagagcTTGATATGAAGGTGGTTCAGTTTGGAGCGGAAAATTCATTATTTAGATTGGCTTTGAGCTATGTTTCTCCTCAACAGTTTCAGATCAGATGTGCTTGTGATTTACAATACATTGCATCTGCTGATTTTGAAGTGCCTTCACTTTAAATCTTCACCTTCCTAATGTATGACCACCATTGCAGCTCATTTTGTTCAGACAAAAAATAAGAATCGCAACTGTCCCAGAATGAAGCATGGGCAGATTGGTATTAAGACCATACTGTCATTTAAAAGCTTTCTGAATGAGTATGTGATTGGTTGGCTGTCTGAAGCATAGTTTGCTCGATTGGCTGAAACCAAGGCAGTTGGCTAGGTGTAAGAGAGGGGGTTTGAGTTAAGCTGCGAGTGGTGGTCAGAGGAAAGGGTGTTGGAGGTAAGGGCTCAGTGCTCAGTCAGGCTCTCAGAGCGGTTACAGAGGGACTGGTAGAGTTCTGATGTCAGGGAATAAGCAGACAGGGCCTGCCTGaactcctgcagggggcagtagACTCCACTACAGCCTGGGATCAGCTGGTCCTGGAAGGAAGGCGAAAGAGACATTAATAATGGCCACTGTTTGAGTACAGGAAAAGATTTTAATTGGAACACCCGAAATACTTATTTAGGACACCATCAGAGCGTACCTGCCCTATGTAGGAAACTTTGACAAAGGCCTCTTTTGTCTGCTGATGCTGGTGCAGCTCCAGAGTGATGTCAGCAGCGTACGGTGGCCAACGCATGTCAAAAATGCCCAGAGCCATGAGACAGGGCATCAGGGTGGTGTCGTGGGCAGAGTACAAGAACATCTTCCTATGAGCCAGAAGGGACAACAATGCTActgtatacattttattttacggTTCATTTGATGTTGTTTAAACAAACAGATCATGTCTGAAATGGCTGCGATATAGATGAAAATGAAACTTTTCAAACATGGTATCGTGCATATATTTGATTgccatgtgtgtggtgtgtgaagtgtgttccCAGGCGGGCAGCTGACCTGCTTGGCTCTGTCGGTGACTTCTGGAGCTTGTCCTCCATGTTGCCCATcaaggtgtggaggaggggacccacacacagctgcaggttCTCCCTGGAccagacaaaaaacaacaagaacCACACCAAACTAGAAGTAAGTCCTTGTCTATCAGGCTACTTCGCATTATGACGACTCTTAGGGGTTAGGGTCCAGAAACAGGTGAAGCAAAGGCTAGACTAAATAACTCTACggcctcactctcctctcctgacctcTTGCTGGGTTCATAGATATGACAGATCATATCCACTGCTCTCTGCTCCACTGTGTTCCTCCAGGTGTGCAGGACTGGAGGGCAGGGAAGACCATGGGTCtgctcgcaaacacacacaaagagcagaGAAATATAAATCCCTTTTGATTTGATCTTGTGCTGTGTTCTGTTataatggagtcaggtggctgagcggtgagggggtcgggctagtaatcagaaggttgccagtttgattcccggccgtgccaaatgacgttgtgtccttgggcaaggcacttcaccctacttgcctcggggggaatgtccctgtacttactgtaagtcgctctggataagagtgtctgctaaatgactaaatgtaaatgtataatggGTTGCGTGGTGTATTATATGTCATGCGGTGCAGTGTTAAAATGTAGTTGTTTTGTATCATGGCGCAATGTTGTGTGGTGCAATGCTGCGTCAAGTGTGGTAAGTTACGTCACCTCTCTGGCCACCatgtcatctctgatgaggaTGAAGTCCAGGCGCTGGTGAAGACCAACACCGAGGGCGCTTTGAAGCATCTGCAAGTCTGCAGCAATATCTGGCAGTGTAGAAGACTCCGCCCAGCGatggctggacacacacaaaaccacttAGTAGCAGGGACAATCAGAGATCCCCAAGAGCGAATCTGAGCCAATCAAACTTCAGCTAGGATCATCCTCAGCCAATCATGCTAGTCAACCCcatccagtcacacacataaaccagtCTTGAGGCAAGCTTGTTATCTTGTTACCATCCCAACGTCACATAAAATATAACAATTGGAGTGTTAAGAGTTGAGCCAGAAGTTCTATTGTGACCTACCCCCCCAGCAGTTTGAGCAGTTTGCAGCCATGGTAGTTAGGGTACAGGATCTCTGACTTTGATTCTGTCGTTAAGATGGGAACCGCGTCTAAAAATGtgaggagagcaagagaaataatgtgaggggagggggcaacTGTTAGATAGAAATctaaacacccacacagacatttTACCATTCTGAGTCTGCTGAAACAGTCCTGCTACCAGACATTTGGCTGACTCGATAGTCCTCACAATGTTAGTAGAGCGCACACTGgcaaagagaaaaagatgaTAACAGACTCTTTTATAAAGCAGACTGGAGCAGTCAAGGGAAATCGAGATTTAGgcttttccaatgcatttggcTTATCATGgatgtgggaggtgaggggtggactAACTGTGGTCCAGCCTCTCATAGTCTACAGTTAAGAATTATTTCCAGTATAATATAAATTACATCCTTTTTCCTTCAGTTTGAATGAAAGCATTTATTTTAAGTCTGGTAAACTGTCCTTGTGTCGACATTTGATTGAGATCCATGAGTTACTTACTAGACCTCAGACGGACtgaaggatgaagagagaaagggtgtgtCCTGGATGTACTTCCTCCTCAGTCGCTGACCCAACTCATACAGCTGCTGCATACCTACTGTTGTCAACTGGCCTGGGAAGGTACCGCCCTGCAGAAAGGAACAGCGTCAGGGTTCTGTGTTTAACAGGACCGAACAAGTGAAACATCAAGACCTGGTAACCTGGTTAGAGATTAACTCTAATTGAGTCTCTAATGATGAATCTTCCCTGACACAACTGGAATTAATGTTGGTTTGAGGAACTATTTGTTTTGGAATTGGAGTTGCTGTCTAGATAGACATTGAGCTTTGAGCAGCATCACTggtctgactaggaaagttctCATTGGATCCTGGTAGGAGTAATCAACTCAGTTCAGCACAAAAATGTTTATTACAACAGCACCACTTTAGATAGTCGTTTAAAAGCATTTTCGTCTTTGAGTACCACTGTTTATAACTACTATACATTATACCACAGTAAAAACTACAGAAGCATGGCACACTCACGGTCAAAATGTTGGTCCGGTAACTGTCCTCCACTGGTGCCGGTGGCCTCGGACCACCGTCCAGGTCTGTCACCACGTAATTTATCTCAGTGTGCGCTGGAGGCTCCAGGAGGTTGGGCACCCACTGAGCCTAAGGcacccatatatatatatatatatattaatatacaaCAAAAAAGGAATGTCAATGAATAATAATGAAATGCATGCAAATGTAGTGTACTAACTCACTTTGCTTTTTTGTTAATTACAGAGACGAATTATGTATGTGAGTAAATAATATTACTTGTCATCATAGCCTATATCCTGGCCTCTTTCTCTGGGGTCTGTTATCCTGATGTGACAGGTGTTCTCACCTCCATGACGTCTGGAATGGACTTCAGCGGCGTTCGAGCTCCATGGCGGAACAAAACTTGCACTAGTTTCAGCTCATAAGCGGAAGCAGTAATCGTACCTTCGGCGGGAGTCGAAGAAATGTCGGTATGAACAGGCTCGGGTTTCTTCTGCGACCACAGCATCGACCCAAAGGCCATGGACACTGATACTGACCCCACCACACGAGCTTTGGTCCAGAGGTTTCTCATGACTGCCCAGCAGTAAAAAGAAATTACTGGTTACATAAGCCGGTGAGCATTCTATCCATTCCACCTACTAGCTAGCCCCCTTACTcttggctagctagctggtcaGCGTACAGTAGTATAATTGTCAAATGTCAGAAGTGGTGGCTACAGTCGCTGGATAGACTTTAGCAATCAAGTATGGTTTTCAAAGCCAGCTAAAATGTGTAACTTGG
Protein-coding regions in this window:
- the acp6 gene encoding lysophosphatidic acid phosphatase type 6, translated to MRNLWTKARVVGSVSVSMAFGSMLWSQKKPEPVHTDISSTPAEGTITASAYELKLVQVLFRHGARTPLKSIPDVMEAQWVPNLLEPPAHTEINYVVTDLDGGPRPPAPVEDSYRTNILTGGTFPGQLTTVGMQQLYELGQRLRRKYIQDTPFLSSSFSPSEVYVRSTNIVRTIESAKCLVAGLFQQTQNDAVPILTTESKSEILYPNYHGCKLLKLLGGHRWAESSTLPDIAADLQMLQSALGVGLHQRLDFILIRDDMVARETHGLPCPPVLHTWRNTVEQRAVDMICHIYEPSKRENLQLCVGPLLHTLMGNMEDKLQKSPTEPSRKMFLYSAHDTTLMPCLMALGIFDMRWPPYAADITLELHQHQQTKEAFVKVSYIGQDQLIPGCSGVYCPLQEFRQALSAYSLTSELYQSLCNRSESLTEH